A window of Candidatus Lokiarchaeota archaeon genomic DNA:
ACAATTGGCATGTGCAGGGATAACGAACCGTACTTAGTTACACTGAGTCATGGCTACGACAGGGACAAGAACTGTATCTATTTCCATTGTGCATCGGAAGGTAAGAAAATTGATTATCTCAACTCAAATCCCATTGTTTGGGGCCAAGCTCTGATTGACAAGGGGTACGTCAAAGGCGCATGCGATCATCTGTACGTTACTGTCCACTTCCGTGGAGAAGTTCACTTCCTTGACTCTATTGAAGAGAAGGACAAAGCTCTCAGAGTGATGATTCGTCAACTCGATGATAACCCGAAGAAAATCATGTCTGAACAACTCAAAGAGGAATCTATTAGAAATGTCA
This region includes:
- a CDS encoding flavin-nucleotide-binding protein — its product is MTRQMRRKDKQMENKQEIQEILLKTKYVTIGMCRDNEPYLVTLSHGYDRDKNCIYFHCASEGKKIDYLNSNPIVWGQALIDKGYVKGACDHLYVTVHFRGEVHFLDSIEEKDKALRVMIRQLDDNPKKIMSEQLKEESIRNVTIGRIDIEYISGKAAEEVIISL